Below is a genomic region from Hyphomicrobium nitrativorans NL23.
CCGTCCTGACGCTGTTCGGCCTCGCGCGCGCGTTCCTGACGCCGTCGTTGCAGTCGCTCGCCGCCAATCTCGTGCCGCGCGAAGTCTTCGCCAATGCGGTGGCGTGGAATTCCTCGGCCATGCAGGCTTCTTTCACGATCGGCCCCGCCATCGGCGGCCTGCTCTATGGACTCTCCTTTCAGGTGCCTTACATCGTCGCCTTTTCGATGTTTTGCGTGGCGATTGTCTTGACGGCCCTCATTCCGAGAACGACGCAGCGCGCGAGCGGAGAGAAACGCTCCGTCGAAACCATGCTGGCGGGCGTGCGCTACATCCGCTCCAATCCCGTCGTGCTCGGCGCGATCACGCTCGACCTTTTCGCGGTGCTGCTTGGCGGGGTCATGGCGCTGCTGCCGATCTTCGCGCGCGACATCCTCGATGCGGGACCGATGGGTCTCGGTTTCCTGCGTTCGGCGGCGGGCGTCGGTGCGCTCGTCACCGCCATCTATCTCGTGCGCAACCCGATCCGCAATCACGCAGGCCGCATCATGTTCGCGGGCGTTGCGGTCTATGGCCTCTCGATCGTGATTTTCGGGTTGTCGACGACGCTCTGGCTCTCGGTCCCGATGCTGTTCATGATGGGCGCGGCCGACATGCTGAGCGTCAACGTCCGTGCGACGCTGATCCAACTCGCGACGCCCGACGACGTGCGTGGGCGTGTCAGTGCCGTCAACAGCGTGTTCATCGGCGCATCGAACGAGGTGGGAGAGTTCCGTGCCGGCACGATGGCCGCGCTCATCGGTGCGGTACCTGCCGTCGTGATCGGCGGCGCGGGCGCGATCGGCATCGCAGCCTTGTGGGCGCGCCTGTTCCCCGATCTTTACAACAAGCAGAAGGTGACGTGATCGCCGCAGCCGTTGTGCACCATCACGCCACGGCCGGAACGCGAAACCATCCCCAGCTTCCCTTGCGCGCCGCCTTGAGGCGATAGAGCGCCTGGTCCGCGCAATTCAGCAGCTCCTTCAAGTCCCGCCCATCCTGAGGGAACAGGCTGACGCCGACCGTGCATCCCACTGTCGCGCGCTCGTTTCCGATCTGGATGGGACGTGAAACGGCCGATTTGATGCGTTGGCACACATGTGGAACGCGGGCCATGTCCGCGAGCGTTGGCAGGTAGACGACGAACTCGTCGCCCCCGAGACGGCACGTCAAGTCGTCATGGCGCACACTTGCGCGGAGGCGCCGGCCGACCTCGACGAGAACTTCGTCCCCGGCCTCGTGTCCGAGGCCATCGTTGACCGCCTTGAAGCCGTCCAGATCGATCAGCAACAACGCGGCCATCGCAGTGCCGGCCTCTCGTGTGGGGAGATCCTGCGCCCAGCGAAGCTCCAGCGCGCGCCTGTTGGGCAGGCCGGTCAAGGAATCGAGAAATGCAATCGAGCGCAACGCGTGCTCTGCGGTTTTGTGATGTGAAACGTCCTCGAACGTCGCGATGGCGATTCCGAGGTCATGCAGCAGAACGCCGCGATGCTGCACCGTCTTGACGCTTCCGTCGCCGCACAGGATCTGAAGCTCGACGGTGTCGACATCGTCGATCGCGCCCTGGCCACCCATCCAGAGCCGCTCCCAGAGCGCACGCGATTTGATACGGTCTTCCGCGCGGAGGTAGACTTGATCGATCCACTGGAAGACGGTGTCGAAGGCGTCGTCGGTGTAGCCGAACGTTCTCTTGAAGCTTCGGTTGACGAAGCGGATCTTTTCGTCGGCGATACTGGCCCACGACAGGGGCGTGGGGATCGCATCGAGAAAGACGCGCAGATCCTCGTCCGAGAACGTTGCCTGCCCCGCCTGGTTCGTAAACCGTGTGACCATTGAGAAACGACTCCGCACGCAAACCTGCGAGCGAAGAAACCGCTTCGAACGCCGGGCGTACCGACCGCGGATGGCAGGGGAGGAAAGGAGGCGATCTGCTCGCAGGATCGCGTCCAAGCGCGAGAGCCTCGGCGAAAAACGTTAGAAATTCCTTAGCGTTCACCACAAATAGCGGGCGTTAGCCCGCATCGTCCGGCACGGTGAGCGGCACGCCGGGCGCGAGCTTCGCGCGGCGGATGGCGAGGTTCGTCTTGACGCTGGCCACGTTCGGGGCCGCTGTCAGCTCCTTCAGGACGAAGTCCTGGAAGGTCGAGAGATCGGGCGTCACGCACTTCAGGATGTAGTCGCTTTCGCCCGACAGCATGTGAGCCTCCCGTACGACGGGCCAGGACAGCACCAGGTCTTCGAAGGCGCGCAGGTCCGGCTCGGCCTGGTTGTGCAACCCGACGAGGGCGAACGCCGTCAGCTCGAAGCCGAGCACCCGTTCGTCCACCAGCGCCGTATAGCCCTGGATGACGCCCGCGGCTTCGAGCGCACGCACCCGCCGGAGGCATGGCGGCGCGGACAGCCCCACCTTCTTGGCCAATGCGACGTTGGTAAGCGCGCCATCGGCCATCAGCTCGCGCAGAATGCGGCGGTCGGTTGCGTCCAGGCGGAAGGCCATAACATGTCCTCGATGGCGTCGGTGTCTCCCGGCGTAGGGCAGGACGGCAACAAATGCAAAGATTTCCTGTGCATAAAGAGCGGTCTATTGCTCGAAATACCGCTGCCGGAAGCAGTAGACAGCTCCCTCGCCGCGAGACAATGTGAGCCCCATGCAGAACGCGATACGGCCGACGGAGCGCGCACATGGAACCTGAGCGCGCCATGGCGGGTGCGAAAGCGTGGATCATTAGTGACGGGAAGGCGGGGCATGAAGCCCTGTGCCTCGGGGTCGCGGAAGCCCTCGGGCTCGACGTCGAGATGAAGCGCATCCGGCCGTCCGGCATTTGGACGGCGATGGCGCCATGGGGGCCGGTCTCGCCTGCCGAACGGTTCGGCCGTGCAGGCTCGCTGTTTGCGCCGCCGTGGCCGCCGATCGCGTTCGCGGCGGGCCGCACGACCACGCCCTATATCCGCGCCTTGAAGCGGCGAGCGGGCCTCAAGACGTACACGGTCGTGATGCTCGATCCTAAGACAAGCCCCGCGACGGCCGATCTCTTCTGGGTGCCGCAGCATGACAAACGGCGCGGGGCGAATGTCGTCACGACCTTGACGGCCCCGCACAGGTTTTCCGCGCGCCGCCTTGCGGACATCCGTGCCGAGCCCGACGCCGCCATCGGCGCACTTCGCTCCCCCCGCGTTGCCGTCCTCGTCGGCGGGCCGAACGAGCGCTACCTCTACCCGGAGCCGGTGATTGGGAGGTTTCAGGATGTTGTCCGGTCGCTTGCGATGCTTGGCGCCGGTCTGATGATCACCACGTCGCGGCGCACGCCGAATGCGCTTGTGACCGCGCTCGAAGCGCTGCAACGCGAGACCGGCGCGCTGCTGTGGACGGGGGAGGGGCCAAATCCCTATCCCGCGTTTCTAGCGGGCGCCGACGCATTCCTCGTCACGGCCGACAGCGTCAACATGGCGGGCGAGGCGGCGGCGACCGGCCGTCCTATCTATGTCTTCGAGCCCGAAGGCGGCGCCGAGAAATTCAAGGTGTTCCACGCCGCCCTGCACGATCTCGGGGTGACGCGGCCCGCGCCGGAGCGCTTCGAAACGCTTGAGACGTGGAGCTATCCCGCGCTCGACGCGGCACAATCCATTGCCGCCGAAATCGAGCACCGCTGGCAGCGCCGCTAAGGTCCGTCGACCAGCTTGACGTAGCTGCGACGGGCGGGAAACTCTCGGAGACGAGAACTATCGGCAGCGGATGCCGAGGCAAGGGGATGTGTTGGGGGACGCCGTGGCGGACGTGATCAAGGCGGGCGGCACGGTGGCCTCGCCCGAGCGGCTCTCGCCTTTTGGATGGACTTGGCGGCTTGCCGAGATGGCGTTGCTGTTCGGGCTCGCGCCGCTCGTGATGATGTGGCTCGTCCACGGCGAGCGCATTCCGCTGCTGTCGGACTACATTCCGGCGGGCACCAAGATCCCGATCTTCGTCGCGCTTCTCCCTGTGCTGTTCATCGCCGCGTTCCTGCTTCTAATCGATCCGACGTTCCGCCTGCGCGACGAGTTGCGGCGCGGCATCCGGTGGCGCAACGCGCTCTCGATTGTGCTGATCTTTCTCGTCATGGGCGGGGCGGCGACATGGTGGGTGAAAAGCTATCACCCGGCGTGGTTCCTCGAATTTCCGGCCAATCGCCCCGACACGT
It encodes:
- a CDS encoding MFS transporter — its product is MSEKKSLGAAATAPKSAFAYRAFVLYWLARFCNSFAIQIVSVAVGWQIYDETRNAFLLGMVGLVQFAPALLFVLATGAVADRYDRRAVMGLCIALEAICAASLGVFWVLHTAEVDSGHPIWPVFAVLTLFGLARAFLTPSLQSLAANLVPREVFANAVAWNSSAMQASFTIGPAIGGLLYGLSFQVPYIVAFSMFCVAIVLTALIPRTTQRASGEKRSVETMLAGVRYIRSNPVVLGAITLDLFAVLLGGVMALLPIFARDILDAGPMGLGFLRSAAGVGALVTAIYLVRNPIRNHAGRIMFAGVAVYGLSIVIFGLSTTLWLSVPMLFMMGAADMLSVNVRATLIQLATPDDVRGRVSAVNSVFIGASNEVGEFRAGTMAALIGAVPAVVIGGAGAIGIAALWARLFPDLYNKQKVT
- a CDS encoding sensor domain-containing diguanylate cyclase gives rise to the protein MVTRFTNQAGQATFSDEDLRVFLDAIPTPLSWASIADEKIRFVNRSFKRTFGYTDDAFDTVFQWIDQVYLRAEDRIKSRALWERLWMGGQGAIDDVDTVELQILCGDGSVKTVQHRGVLLHDLGIAIATFEDVSHHKTAEHALRSIAFLDSLTGLPNRRALELRWAQDLPTREAGTAMAALLLIDLDGFKAVNDGLGHEAGDEVLVEVGRRLRASVRHDDLTCRLGGDEFVVYLPTLADMARVPHVCQRIKSAVSRPIQIGNERATVGCTVGVSLFPQDGRDLKELLNCADQALYRLKAARKGSWGWFRVPAVA
- a CDS encoding Lrp/AsnC family transcriptional regulator encodes the protein MAFRLDATDRRILRELMADGALTNVALAKKVGLSAPPCLRRVRALEAAGVIQGYTALVDERVLGFELTAFALVGLHNQAEPDLRAFEDLVLSWPVVREAHMLSGESDYILKCVTPDLSTFQDFVLKELTAAPNVASVKTNLAIRRAKLAPGVPLTVPDDAG
- a CDS encoding mitochondrial fission ELM1 family protein — translated: MEPERAMAGAKAWIISDGKAGHEALCLGVAEALGLDVEMKRIRPSGIWTAMAPWGPVSPAERFGRAGSLFAPPWPPIAFAAGRTTTPYIRALKRRAGLKTYTVVMLDPKTSPATADLFWVPQHDKRRGANVVTTLTAPHRFSARRLADIRAEPDAAIGALRSPRVAVLVGGPNERYLYPEPVIGRFQDVVRSLAMLGAGLMITTSRRTPNALVTALEALQRETGALLWTGEGPNPYPAFLAGADAFLVTADSVNMAGEAAATGRPIYVFEPEGGAEKFKVFHAALHDLGVTRPAPERFETLETWSYPALDAAQSIAAEIEHRWQRR
- a CDS encoding CPBP family intramembrane glutamic endopeptidase; translation: MADVIKAGGTVASPERLSPFGWTWRLAEMALLFGLAPLVMMWLVHGERIPLLSDYIPAGTKIPIFVALLPVLFIAAFLLLIDPTFRLRDELRRGIRWRNALSIVLIFLVMGGAATWWVKSYHPAWFLEFPANRPDTYMRIMIGYPVFSVAAQELLYRSFFFHRYGPMFGSQVWLIVIVNGLLFGYAHIVMGSPFAIAATALGGLILAARYAVTRSFWAVFIEHTLWGWLIFTIGLGRYFFTGVSNL